Part of the Cryptococcus neoformans var. grubii H99 chromosome 2, complete sequence genome is shown below.
GTTCGATTAGTCTTTCGCCCCTATGCCCAAATTCGACGATCGATTTGCACATCAGAATCGCTATATACGAGCCTCCACCAGAGTTTCCCCTGGCTTCGCCCTATTCAGGCATAGCTCACCATCTTTCGGGTCCCAGTGTAGGCGCTATGATGGCAAGATGGTCGAAAATAAAATATGACACCGGATGGAGGACCTCGAAAGACTTTGTTTTTGGATCGCATAGTGATGAGAGGTGCATTGAGGTCATTTTGTGTGATGGGGCGCGGACACGACGCGTCTGTGGGAAAATTCGACTCCAGAGTCCGAAGCAAATCCAAGTCGTTGAAGGAAAAAAGCTCACTCAGACGGGGAAGATGGGACAATCTAGGAAGGAAACAAGGATGTAGAATAGCCTCTGGGATTGCAAGAGTGATTTATAGCTGTAATTCGAGTTACGATTGCCATGTAATCCCGGATGCCATATGAGCGGTCATCGCTCACAAGGAACCAGATAACAGCAGATGAGATGACGTGTTTACACGTTACATGTTACACATTACACGTTACACATTACACGCTACACTTTACACTTTACACATTAtacccttcctccccaaaGATCAAAACCCAGCCAAAGCCCTAAGGAATGAAGAGCAAATTGATTAAAAATCAAACAAATCCCTTTCTATCAACCTCCCAGCCTTCAGCCTTGAGCTGATGCAAGTTAACGGGTGTGAGTGGCATACCGGTTTGGAGGTAATGGATAATGTTTTCGAGGACTTCGCCTGTTAAGGATGGGCCTATGGAGTCGGGAGCGGGGGCGACGTGGGGAGATAGGAtctgaaggaagaaatgcAGGGAGAGGGTGGGTCAGCAATGTCTGGATGCGGGGGGAAAATatgggaaagaaaggggacaggggaaagaagaggagaggagaaaagggagaagagaggggagagagagaaggacgTACGACATTGGGATTCGTGAGGAGATTTGGGTGGACGGCAGGTTCGTTTTCGAAGACGTCTAGCGCTGCTCGCATTACTGAAATCAAGCCATcagcaaaggaagaagagcaagaaacGCAAGATGAGAAACCCAAAGCGAAAAATGAAAACGAAAAACCCACCTTTGCCGCTCTCCAAAGCCTCCACCAAATCGTCCTCCTTCACGACCTTTCCCCGACTCACATTGACCAAAATCACGccatctttcatctttccaaACGCTTCCCGCCCAATCATACCTTCTGTCTCTTTTGTCAATGGGCAtgtgaggatgatgacatTCGACTGGGCGTAAAGATCGTCCCGATTGGGAAGGTATGTCCATTCTGGATTGGATGCGGCGTGGAGGGATGGGCGGCGGGAATGGTAGAGGATGGAAGTGGCGCCGATGGAGGATAGAAGGAAAGCGAGGTGGGATCCGATTGATCCAAGGCCTATGATGCCTATCTGTATTCGTCTGAATTAATGTTCATCCGTCCTGTAAAGAgatgtgaagaagaacaatcATCGCCTACGACTTACTTTGGCGGTCTTCCAATCAACAGTTCTGACGCCCCTATCTACCCATACTCCCTTCCTTACACTCATATCATACCTCACAACTCCCCTCATTGCCGCCAACGTCAGTACCAGTGCCCCTTCGGCCGTTCTCTTGCCCACAATGGTGGGTGCATTGGCGTACATGGCTCCGACGGAAGTAAACCATGGGACGTCGACTTTGTCATAACCCGCCCCGGGACCGACGAAGAGCTTGCAGGATGGTAAAAGTggggagagaagggtggCGTCCCATCGATTCGGGACGGTGTCTGTACTAGTGAATAAGCCCTATTTAGATTCAGAACGTCTGTTAActcttgccttcttctctttccctttctttgGGCTGGGTAGATTATATTTAGATGACTCACCCCAAAAGCGACAAAGCCTCCACCGACTTGTTCCACTTTTTGTTTGATCAACTCTACCGTCTCGTCGTACGTAACTTTGGGAAGAGTATGTACCTCGGCGATTTGGTGGATCTGCTTATCAAAGGTTTCGTGGCCGCCCAGGTCGCCAATAAAGAGGACTTTGGGTTTGTTTGTAGAGGATGGATATGAGGATGCGGGTGGTGGtgtggatggagaggaggaggggggtGATGAGAAGTAGACtgacgaggaaaaggaggaggggctTGAAAAGGACATGGTGTTGTTGATTATTGTTGATCGTGGTGCGATGTATAGTAGGACCCTCGAGTGGCTATGCAGATACTGTCGTGCGTTGTATGTGGTGTATGAAAAAGTGGGTGTTTGAACCTTTCCGGCTGCAATAGGTGATAGAAATCTCACTTTATACATATTCTCTATATAGACGTTAGGTTTGGATACAGTTGGCCGTGGGACAGCGAACGGGATCGCACTTGTTAAAATCGTCACACGCAGAAATGCGCTATTTCCCAGAGGACACTCGATGATTTaacgatgatgacaacATTCCTGCTTACCAAGCTTATCGGCAATGTATCAAAGTTTACCATCGCCATGTGAACGCGCGTGGTCTATGGGTTATCGACAGATGATACATGGATGAAATTCCGCTTGGCGTCAAGACGAACGAATAGAAAATGAAGAGTGGAGGGTTTCTAAAAGAGATGATGCAACCGGCCGGAGCTTGGTTCGGCTCGGAACTTGACAAGGGGGAGTGCGGCCCTTTCCGCTAAATAAGGCGAAGATGCGGAGTTCATTCTCTTGTCCCATCCTGTTGATGGTGCCTGTAACTACTCGTGCCTGGATGATGTTGGTCGAAATGTTAAAACTCGGAAATTGTCTTGACGCACGGTCCTTGTCTCTTCCCTTTGTTCGTTTCCCCCACTTGTCTCTGTGAGTCGCTGATGGCCCTTTTGGTCCTAGCGTACGCCCCAGGCCCCAGAGCCTCGACCGATGCTTTTTGCTGCTCCATACCGCTTTCCCCGACAGGGGGATCAACAAACTATCCTAGAGCAATTTCATTTCCCCTAGACCCGGGATCTTCCCTAAAACCAGCGCACACAGCACGGGCCCTCTAGATTGGGTatgggggggggggaaaTACCGCCGTCCATTGGTTTCATCTCGAATGGAGATGGGTCGATGTGTCTTGTTTCTTGACTCTCCACCGAATCTGTGAGCACTACTTTTCCTTTGTGTCGGCTTTTCACTCACCATTTTCACAGCACGAAGGCTAGGCGTGTTTCATGAAGTCGCAACCAAAGTCTCATCTCCCGCGCCTCCATCCGCAGGCGGATCGAGTACCGACGTATGATCCGCCCGACGTTCTCGGTCGTCCTCATTCACATCCACATCGCGGTCCCATGCCGTACACTTGCTCGCAACAGCCAGCTCGGCCGTATGCCTATGCCTGGGAGTATGACTATCCCTATTACCCCCATTCGCAATCCCTTGACCGCCAGCTATCGCTCCCGCTCCAGCTCCCGCCCCCGTTACCATACCCGGCTGCATCATCTTACCCCGCTACTTGCGCCGCAAACCCGACTACAAACGACATCAACAGTGCCAATGTAAATAAACACGGCAGCACGCGTCAACCAACCCcacccccgcccccgccaccGGCCTCTGCCCCAGAGCCGTCTGCTGCAGGCAGGACAAGCGAATTGTCGGGGTTCCAAGTTGATTATACTCGGGTCTCTCCGAGAAAGGCGGTGAGACGGCCACGGATGGTTctagaggaggaggaggaggaagtgggCGGGGGGATCCATGTGAAAACTGTTATTCTCCGCAAAGGAGCGGACAGCCAAGGGATAGACCATGACCAAGTAGGGGAAATAggtcctcctccacccgAGGCGTATATCGTGTTGAGACCACATCGGGTGCCGGGGATTGTAAATCTCGATGGGAAAGTGAGCGGCGTGGGAGTGGGAGGTGGGATGGGGACGACgaaaggaaaggggaagTATGGCAAGTCGATTGGGACAGGGGTCAgcaggaagggaaaggttGATGTAGGTTGGGATGATGGGGTACCAGGGGATATCCCGACGTTTGAACAATGGTACGTTTTCGCTTTTCGTTTGCTGTTTGACGGCAGTACACTGATATTCGATTCCACTAGGTCGTATGAGCTTGAGGTACTGCAGAGTCCTACAAGAGGTCGAGCATTGGGTTTAAATCCTTTATCTCGCGTGCGTCGCTTTTTTCTTGACTCTCCCGCGGGGTCGATTTGTACGACATTGGCTGATGTAGGGAGCCGGGATAGGGTTTCCCATCGCTTTCCGCGCCACTGATTGTTCAGCTCATTGTACGCGATGGATCAGGAGGGATCATACCCGCCGAGTacgtcttttttttccctttcccccccccccccccttTAATTCTTTCCCATCGTCTCGTGAGGGTTTAGCGGTTTATGGGTAATGAGGCAGCAACTCGGCACTGAGCAGACGACTTGTCCATGTGGTCATGATGGTCGATCTCGTTTCGGCTGATGGTAAGCAGTCGAGGGGGGTTGTACGGGTTTGTGCGGCGGGGTCGGGGGGAGAGGTGGGGAAGGTGgggggggaagaggatggggtGGAAAGTAGTTACCACCTGCGGAATTTCCTGGGTGGGACATTTCGTTTGTCGAGTACGTTTTCGCAAAGCCGaggcaaagaaaagaaaaggggagagggaaggggaaaggaaaagaaaaactttttcatcttttcGGAAATGGTGGTGCGTACACCTGGAGAGTATGCGTTGATGGTCAGGCTTTTGGATATCGCGGGGTGAGCCCTTGTTCTGCTTTTTTTTCCGCTGGGGTCAGCGGGGGTTGATTTTTATGTCGCCAGACCGCCGCATTTGGGTACTTCCATAGGCGTCACGCGCTCGCTTGCAGAGGTGCTGACCAAGCCGTTTACTGTGTTGTACGTATCGCCATTCTTTAAAAGATGTCAATTTTTTTTGATGATGTGACATTAGCCACTCGAGTAAATTCCCAGGGAGTATACCCGTCACGGAACTTTCGGTAGAGTTTGCCAGGCAGGGTGAACGGAATCTCGGGGTGAGTGCTTTTTTAAAGACGAATTGAGGCTGATTTTGGGCGGGGGTAAAGCAGAGGAAAGTAAGGGATGCGATTGCTGGGTCGAGCGAAGAGGACGATGGGTAGGGGTTTGAATTGAAAATGAGTCATAATTGATACATGTACACATGCCCAAACCCTCTAGAAGAACAAATCGTAATTGTCCGTACAAGGCACATTGcccatcttttctttttttgatCTAGCCTTTACTGAGACTAGCATCCCAATGTTGGTTGTACAATTTTGTTAGACTGTTCCCAGATTGTTTCATGTGGTCAGCGCCTTGTCTTTTCCTGTGTAGGGAGAAGACAATTCACCTGATGAGTCCGGAGACCAAGCCGGTTGTACATTTCAGTGGTTCGCCGAGGACGGAGCGGATAGAGGCTGGCAAGTTGGGGTTGAAGATGTCGTATGCTGTAGCAATTATCGAGCTGTGTCAGGAGGGTCGGGacaggagatgaagggtaCGTACAGACAAACAAGAGATCAGCGACCAGTTTCCGGTTTGTCCATTTCGCTTCTTTTAGCTGTTGTTCTggttttcttcttgtgaCTTGTCGCTCGGATGATATGCGTGGCTGTCCGTACTGCCCAGCTTGATACGCTTGGATACGGGGGATGGTGTGGAAATGGAGTTTGTAGAGGGCGATGAGGGTTGTGAGTAGCCAGAAGCGGCTagagagatgatgagctggGTGGTTTTTGCGCGATTCAAGACTCACTTTGCCCATGCTTCGGCGCGCTGTCCGAGATTGCGCCTGAGGAGGCCAATCTTGGCGAGACAGACGGTGTCGTCGGCGATGGCGCCTGCGAGgtcgaggagatggaggagcaTCGTCCTGGGGGACATGGGGGTGGGGNNNNNGGgggcgaggagggaggcGAGGGGGCGGAGGgagttgaggaggaggagacaTTTGCGgacgagggagagggaggcGACGGAGATGGCGAGGCGGGGGAGGGGCGCgcggagggggagggggagggggaggggggggagggagaggaggtaGATGTATGTCTTGAGTGTGTACTGCATGCATTTCTAGATCCTGTGGTGAGCGACGCACGGACCTCGGGGGGGGGGGACGCACGAGGAACTTGTCTCTGCCTTTGCTGCTGTCGACAACCCTGGCAAGCACCTGCAGCGCGAGCATCGGCTCCGCGGGGGGGGAGCCTTTCGGGGGGGAGAGGTCCCCCGGGGAGGGCGGCGAGGGGGACTCTGGGGGCTGCCCCTCGAGCCACGCTGCGTCGAGTGCTGCTGCAGAGCCTATGCTCAGCTTCATCGCCTGCCGTGCGTGCGCGAGTCCATCCTCCTGGCGCGGCGTCCACCACGGGTTTGGCGGCGCAGACGACGTCGAGAGCGGCGGCGACGGGAGATGCGACATCGCTTGGGACGAGAATGGAGAATCGAAAAAAAGCgaacaaacaacaacaacaggtCGCGTCTGGCTATTTCGCGTCTCTCTTTATCCCACCGAGGTGACCTCTAtccctctcttcatcccaccTCTCTGttcctctcttcatcccaccTCTGTATCCTACATACTAACGATGCCCGCCCCACCCACCCGCACCACCTCCCcagccagcagcagcacaTCCAAACCCATCTTCCCCGCAGACCAACTCCGCGCATGGATCCGTCCACTCCTCGCTACCACACTGCGCGATGTCGTGTACGACCATGCGGATCCTGGACGCATGAAAGAGTTGAGCAGGGGCTTGTCAGAGGTATGTGCGTTGAGCTGTCCACTTTTTGCCTAACCCCTCCCTACCCACCCGCAGAAAATCAAATCCCAAATGCTCGCCCTCCACCCACGCGGCTTCAAATACAtcatcacctccaccctcaCTGAGAACAATAACCAAGCGGGAAGAGGCGACCTGGTATGTCATTGGGAAGGCACAGATGTGGCTGTTCAGGAAATGTTTAGTAATGTACGTCTGGAGGGTGTTTTTATTTGGGCGAGCTGATGCGATCGAGGTAGGATTCGATAATATTCGTCGTACTCGCTCTTGCTGTGCGTGTCTAGGCAATAGCCACTCTACCATTACCACTGCCGCTACTGCCATTACCAGTAGACCATTTCAAGCCACTCTACCATTACCACTGCCGCTACTGCCGCTACCCCCGCCACCCCGCGAGCTCTTGCAAGCCGAATGATAAAAACTATCAGTCAGCCAGGCATTACACACGCCGAGAAAGGGTATCTAGATTTTTGCATAATACCTTTTAAACGTCTAAAAACGTCCAAAAAGCCGCCGCTCATTGCGTGC
Proteins encoded:
- a CDS encoding oxidoreductase yields the protein MYKVRFLSPIAAGKVQTPTFSYTTYNARQYLHSHSRVLLYIAPRSTIINNTMSFSSPSSFSSSVYFSSPPSSSPSTPPPASSYPSSTNKPKVLFIGDLGGHETFDKQIHQIAEVHTLPKVTYDETVELIKQKVEQVGGGFVAFGGLFTSTDTVPNRWDATLLSPLLPSCKLFVGPGAGYDKVDVPWFTSVGAMYANAPTIVGKRTAEGALVLTLAAMRGVVRYDMSVRKGVWVDRGVRTVDWKTAKIGIIGLGSIGSHLAFLLSSIGATSILYHSRRPSLHAASNPEWTYLPNRDDLYAQSNVIILTCPLTKETEGMIGREAFGKMKDGVILVNVSRGKVVKEDDLVEALESGKVMRAALDVFENEPAVHPNLLTNPNVILSPHVAPAPDSIGPSLTGEVLENIIHYLQTGMPLTPVNLHQLKAEGWEVDRKGFV